In Halosegnis marinus, one genomic interval encodes:
- a CDS encoding ABC transporter ATP-binding protein → MTAPLELRGVVKEYDGGGEVVTALADVDFRVEPGEFVSVVGPSGSGKSTMLNTLGLLDVPTRGTVLVNGRDATTMTDPERTRARKEHVGFVFQSFFLIPSLTALENVTLPTVFHDDPDADERAADLLSRVGLGDRLDHTPDELSGGQKQRVAIARSLVNGPSVVLADEPTGNLDRETGEQVLAEFDRITERGVSLVTVTHDPLVADYADRTVRLVDGHLSREEEEVAR, encoded by the coding sequence ATGACCGCGCCGCTGGAACTGCGCGGCGTCGTCAAGGAGTACGACGGGGGCGGCGAGGTCGTGACGGCGCTCGCCGACGTCGACTTCCGGGTCGAGCCCGGGGAGTTCGTCTCCGTGGTCGGCCCCTCGGGGTCGGGCAAGTCCACGATGCTCAACACGCTCGGCCTGCTCGACGTGCCCACCCGCGGGACGGTCCTCGTGAACGGCCGTGACGCGACGACGATGACCGACCCCGAGCGCACCCGCGCCCGGAAGGAACACGTCGGCTTCGTCTTCCAGAGCTTCTTCCTCATCCCGTCGCTGACGGCCCTGGAGAACGTCACGCTCCCCACCGTCTTCCACGACGACCCGGACGCCGACGAGCGGGCCGCGGACCTGCTCTCGCGCGTGGGGCTCGGCGACCGGCTGGACCACACGCCCGACGAGCTGTCGGGCGGACAGAAACAGCGCGTCGCTATCGCCCGGTCGCTCGTCAACGGCCCCTCGGTCGTACTGGCCGACGAACCGACCGGGAACCTCGACCGCGAGACGGGCGAGCAGGTGCTCGCGGAGTTCGACCGCATCACGGAGCGGGGCGTCTCGCTCGTCACCGTCACCCACGACCCGCTCGTCGCGGACTACGCCGACCGGACCGTGCGGCTGGTGGACGGGCACCTCTCCCGCGAGGAGGAGGAGGTGGCGCGGTGA
- a CDS encoding CARDB domain-containing protein, which translates to MRRLLAVLFALVLVAPAVAPAAATVPDARLAVSDLTVAPATPTVGEPVTVTATVRNSGGSNSAVNLTEVRLVNRDGGTVLATTEGPGALSPGDTLAVDLTRAFTTAGTKELAVVAVGEDADNETVTVRRPLTVVVEQADPLVEFERTDPVAGAETNLSVTVSNPNTEAYRNLVVTLDAPGTGVERRTLASLAGGADATLNFTYTAPAGDTTLAARVEYVTNTGIERAGEYAETVGVAPLREDVGVAVSPAADDAGGEAAAGGIQGLLGGGAAPTGGDTLRSQGTDEGSGAPDALAVEVTNFGNAPIRDAVVVPTTEDRRLPRVAVGTLAPGESTTVEVSLAALRGPANVTATVEYATAGRTGTAAGSYDYRPPAGEIRLTGVNLSLVDGRLVVTGNAGNVGDGEVTGVVVRLLAAEGVEPAYPSRDYFVGTVEGSEFAPFELTARVDAANATSVPVEVTYRAGGEERSRVVSLPVEGVEPREEPETTGANAAVAGALVLALATVAGGAVFVARRER; encoded by the coding sequence ATGCGCCGCCTCCTCGCCGTCCTGTTCGCCCTCGTCCTCGTCGCCCCGGCGGTCGCGCCGGCGGCGGCGACCGTTCCCGACGCGCGCCTCGCCGTCTCCGACCTGACGGTCGCGCCCGCCACCCCGACCGTCGGCGAACCCGTCACCGTCACCGCGACGGTACGCAACTCCGGCGGCTCGAACTCCGCCGTGAACCTCACCGAGGTACGGCTGGTGAACCGCGACGGCGGGACGGTCCTCGCGACGACCGAGGGCCCCGGCGCGCTGTCCCCCGGCGACACGCTCGCCGTCGACCTGACCCGCGCGTTCACCACGGCGGGCACGAAGGAACTCGCCGTCGTCGCCGTCGGCGAGGACGCCGACAACGAGACGGTCACCGTCCGCCGGCCGCTCACGGTCGTCGTCGAGCAGGCGGACCCGCTCGTGGAGTTCGAGCGCACCGACCCCGTCGCGGGCGCGGAGACGAACCTCTCCGTGACCGTCTCGAACCCCAACACCGAGGCGTACCGGAACCTCGTCGTGACGCTCGACGCGCCCGGCACGGGCGTCGAGCGGCGCACGCTCGCCTCGCTCGCCGGCGGCGCGGACGCGACCCTGAACTTCACGTACACCGCGCCTGCGGGCGATACGACGCTCGCCGCCCGCGTCGAGTACGTCACGAACACCGGCATCGAGCGCGCCGGCGAGTACGCCGAGACAGTCGGCGTCGCGCCCCTGCGCGAGGACGTGGGCGTGGCCGTCTCGCCCGCGGCCGACGACGCCGGCGGCGAGGCCGCGGCGGGCGGGATTCAGGGGCTGCTCGGCGGCGGGGCGGCCCCGACCGGCGGCGACACGCTCCGGTCGCAGGGCACCGACGAGGGGTCGGGCGCGCCCGACGCGCTCGCCGTCGAGGTGACGAACTTCGGCAACGCCCCGATACGCGACGCCGTGGTCGTCCCGACGACCGAGGACCGGCGGCTCCCCCGCGTCGCCGTCGGGACGCTCGCGCCCGGCGAGTCGACCACGGTCGAGGTGAGCCTCGCCGCGCTCCGCGGCCCGGCGAACGTCACCGCGACCGTCGAGTACGCGACCGCCGGGCGGACCGGCACCGCGGCGGGGAGCTACGACTACCGGCCGCCGGCCGGCGAGATACGCCTCACCGGGGTGAACCTCTCGCTCGTCGACGGGCGACTCGTCGTCACCGGCAACGCCGGCAACGTCGGCGACGGCGAGGTGACGGGCGTCGTCGTGCGCCTCCTCGCGGCCGAGGGGGTCGAGCCGGCGTACCCGAGCCGCGACTACTTCGTCGGCACCGTCGAGGGGAGCGAGTTCGCGCCCTTCGAACTCACCGCCCGCGTCGACGCCGCCAACGCGACGTCGGTCCCCGTCGAGGTGACCTACCGCGCGGGCGGCGAGGAGCGGAGCCGCGTCGTCTCGCTCCCCGTCGAGGGGGTCGAACCGCGCGAGGAGCCCGAGACGACCGGGGCCAACGCCGCCGTCGCGGGCGCGCTCGTCCTCGCGCTGGCGACCGTCGCGGGCGGGGCCGTGTTCGTCGCGCGCCGCGAGCGATGA